One window from the genome of Devosia yakushimensis encodes:
- a CDS encoding carbohydrate ABC transporter permease, producing the protein MTRSRSPFLLIAALLTPALIGLVVFRLYPIALAANDSFFNVLRGQPVFVGFDNYIALLTDSVFWNSLKVTFWFNLLINPIQIALALGLALLYVQNFKGVTLYRVLFLIPIGVSLPTAVLIWRIMLSQDGLVNGIIGVAGVPAQPWLTSEALALYSIIAIATWKGISYWMIFIIGGLQNISPEIYDAARIDGIKPWQRLVFITIPLLRPTLLFVLVADVSINFLLFAPIFMLTQGGPADSTNVLMYEAYKSGFIFGDMGRAMAIIVVVVAILLVIVGLQFKLLSGRKEAK; encoded by the coding sequence ATGACCCGATCTCGATCACCATTCCTGCTGATTGCGGCGCTGTTGACGCCGGCCCTGATCGGGCTTGTCGTTTTCCGGCTCTATCCCATCGCGCTGGCGGCCAATGACAGCTTTTTCAATGTGCTGCGTGGCCAGCCGGTCTTTGTCGGCTTCGACAATTACATCGCGCTGCTGACCGATTCCGTGTTCTGGAATTCGCTCAAGGTTACGTTCTGGTTCAACCTGCTGATCAACCCGATCCAGATCGCGCTCGCGCTGGGCCTGGCGCTGCTCTATGTGCAGAATTTCAAGGGCGTGACGCTCTACCGGGTGCTGTTCCTCATCCCCATCGGGGTGTCGCTGCCGACAGCGGTGCTGATCTGGCGCATCATGCTGAGCCAGGATGGGCTGGTGAATGGCATAATCGGGGTTGCCGGCGTGCCGGCGCAGCCCTGGCTGACCTCGGAGGCCCTGGCGCTCTATTCCATCATCGCCATCGCCACCTGGAAGGGCATTTCCTATTGGATGATCTTCATCATCGGCGGGTTGCAGAATATCTCGCCCGAAATCTATGACGCGGCACGGATCGACGGCATCAAGCCGTGGCAAAGGCTGGTTTTCATCACCATTCCGCTGCTCAGGCCGACGCTGCTCTTCGTGCTGGTGGCCGATGTGTCGATCAATTTCCTGCTGTTTGCCCCGATCTTCATGTTGACACAGGGCGGGCCGGCAGATTCGACCAATGTGCTGATGTATGAGGCTTATAAATCGGGCTTCATCTTCGGGGATATGGGGCGGGCCATGGCAATCATCGTTGTCGTGG
- a CDS encoding ABC transporter substrate-binding protein, whose product MKIIKTAIAAGLVASMLAGTALAQDKTLTMIVIEGGDTTAMQAVVDGYKAAHPGITINLQPYPFAQFFQVAELRLRSKDAGIDLVYVDAPLVASYASRGFLSPFEASVDTSSLVGSALDAGKYEGTQFALPINNSAQVLFFNKTLFANAGITPPDGLTAGETASQAQVDELASTKRWTWEQVADAAQKLTVKDGGRTTTYGFTVEQFGELYQLQPFGESLGTDVIGPDGYTAKGFLDSEAWTKAATYWANLYNEWGVSPKSLGYGEAAQLFGNGQLAMMAGGTWNLPGLEASGVDFGVAPYPYFEGGKVVTPTGSWYVGVNAASANQAEAVDFAQYLTTSAEGTKTWFDSLQQLPTYKPLLDEISTAAAFDSFPQDVFRLGVYDSLNTAKARPVTAAYGQLQDAFRTAFVDIANGVAVKDALASAVQKFEAAASRVAP is encoded by the coding sequence ATGAAGATTATCAAGACTGCCATCGCCGCCGGCCTTGTGGCCAGCATGCTTGCCGGCACCGCCCTGGCGCAGGACAAGACGCTCACCATGATCGTCATCGAGGGCGGCGATACCACGGCCATGCAGGCGGTGGTGGATGGCTACAAGGCCGCTCATCCCGGCATCACCATCAATCTGCAACCCTATCCCTTCGCGCAATTCTTCCAGGTGGCCGAGTTGCGGCTGCGCTCCAAGGACGCGGGGATCGACCTGGTCTATGTCGATGCGCCGCTGGTGGCGAGCTATGCCTCGCGCGGGTTCCTGTCGCCGTTCGAAGCGAGCGTTGATACATCCTCGCTGGTGGGCAGCGCGCTCGATGCCGGCAAGTATGAAGGCACCCAGTTCGCGCTGCCGATCAACAATTCGGCGCAGGTGCTGTTCTTCAACAAGACGCTGTTTGCCAATGCGGGGATTACCCCGCCCGATGGGCTGACTGCCGGGGAAACCGCGAGCCAGGCGCAGGTGGACGAGCTGGCCTCGACCAAGCGCTGGACCTGGGAACAGGTGGCGGACGCCGCCCAGAAGCTCACCGTCAAGGATGGCGGGCGCACCACCACCTATGGCTTCACCGTCGAGCAGTTCGGCGAGCTTTACCAGCTACAGCCCTTTGGCGAGTCGCTGGGTACCGATGTGATTGGGCCGGATGGCTATACTGCCAAGGGATTTCTGGACAGCGAGGCCTGGACCAAGGCGGCGACCTATTGGGCCAATCTCTACAATGAGTGGGGCGTGAGCCCCAAAAGCCTGGGCTATGGCGAAGCGGCGCAATTGTTCGGTAATGGCCAGCTCGCCATGATGGCCGGTGGCACCTGGAACCTGCCGGGGCTAGAAGCCAGTGGCGTCGATTTCGGCGTAGCGCCCTATCCCTATTTCGAAGGCGGCAAGGTGGTGACCCCCACCGGCAGCTGGTATGTGGGGGTCAATGCGGCCTCGGCCAATCAGGCCGAAGCTGTCGATTTCGCGCAATATCTGACGACTTCGGCCGAGGGCACCAAGACCTGGTTCGACTCGCTGCAGCAATTGCCGACCTATAAGCCGCTGCTTGACGAGATCAGCACCGCCGCCGCATTCGACAGCTTCCCGCAGGATGTGTTCCGCCTGGGTGTCTATGACTCGCTAAATACCGCCAAGGCGCGTCCGGTGACGGCGGCCTATGGCCAGTTGCAGGATGCGTTCCGCACGGCCTTTGTCGATATTGCCAATGGCGTGGCGGTCAAGGATGCGCTGGCCAGCGCCGTGCAGAAGTTCGAGGCTGCGGCGTCGCGCGTCGCGCCGTGA